A DNA window from Aspergillus nidulans FGSC A4 chromosome V contains the following coding sequences:
- a CDS encoding SDR family oxidoreductase (transcript_id=CADANIAT00002948), which translates to MSRVWHISGANTGLGLELTLKALSEGDRVIAAVRTPSKVPDSLKRNDVEIHQFDLSWPQEAMDMYAKKAFAAFGKIDVLVNSAGYSYMGAIEESEDAAVKTQFDINVFAQLRLICAALPHLRGQGSGTIINFSSIGGLISGPSNGIYCATKFALEGLTQALAAEIAPFGLKALVVEPGYFRTSFLSSVTSGTNIAPALDVYEGTAAHEARKAFFDYDGNQRGDPKEGVKRIWEYVADEGLLKGKEKLLRLPLGSDTGSVLTAVAKELEKTAEAYEEVWRSTDFTEGK; encoded by the exons ATGTCCCGAGTCTGGCACATCAGTGGCGCCAACACCGGGCTTGGCCTCGAGCTCACGCTCAAAGCCCTGTCCGAGGGTGACCGCGTCATCGCCGCCGTACGCACTCCGTCGAAAGTCCCGGATAGCTTGAAACGGAACGACGTTGAAATCCACCAGTTCGACCTCTCCTGGCCCCAGGAAGCTATGGACATGTATGCAAAAAAAGCATTCGCAGCGTTTGGGAAGATCGATGTTCTCGTTAATAGTGCAGGCTATTCGTATATGGGTGCAATCGAAGAGTCCGA GGACGCTGCGGTGAAGACTCAGTTTGATATTAACGTCTTCGCCCAGCTCCGGCTTATCTGCGCAGCCTTGCCTCACCTTCGCGGACAAGGCAGTGGCACAATTAtaaacttctcttccatcgGCGGTCTAATCTCCGGCCCTAGTAACGGGATCTACTGCGCCACCAAGTTCGCGCTGGAGGGTCTAACGCAAGCCCTCGCGGCCGAGATCGCGCCATTCGGGCTCAAGGCGCTGGTCGTTGAGCCGGGCTATTTCCGcacctccttcctctcatCCGTCACCTCTGGAACCAACATCGCACCTGCATTGGATGTCTATGAGGGGACAGCTGCGCATGAGGCGCGGAAGGCTTTCTTCGATTATGATGGAAATCAACGCGGCGATCCGAAAGAGGGCGTCAAGAGGATATGGGAGTATGTCGCTGATGAAGGGCTGCTGaaggggaaggaaaagcTGTTAAGATTACCTTTAGGAAGTGATACTGGAAGTGTGCTGACTGCAGTGGCGAAGGAgttagagaagacagcgGAGGCGTACGAAGAGGTGTGGAGGAGTACGGATTTCACTGAAGGGAAGTAG